The Zestosphaera sp. genome has a window encoding:
- a CDS encoding RtcB family protein: MKVPLKRVNEYEWEIPSSYKDCMKVPAIVFADEFLISKMSEDLTLEQAANVGCLPGIEIASYVMPDGHQGYGFPIGGVAGVRSEDGYVSPGGVGYDINCGVRLLRTNLSLNDVRDKIKELVDTIFRNVPSGVGSTGKLKLSFTELDKVLNEGVDWAISRGFGWEEDREFIESYGRIEYADASKVSNTAKSRGADQLGTLGAGNHFLEIQVVDKIYDEKLAKAMGIDHEGQITIMVHTGSRGLGHQVASDYLGVMERAMRKYGFAPPDRELASVPFNSREGQDYFKAMAAAANYAFTNRQIITHWVRESVAKVFGTKPENLDLRAIYDVAHNIAKLEEHEVRGKNVKLVVHRKGATRAFPPGHPEIPKVYRNIGQPVLIPGSMGTASYLMVGIPEGKRTFYSAAHGAGRWLSRNEALRRSRADAVLSKLLSSGIYVKATSKETVVEEMPEAYKDVDRVALVSHKVGIAALVARMRPLGVVKG, from the coding sequence ATGAAAGTACCTCTTAAGAGGGTTAACGAGTACGAGTGGGAAATACCGTCTTCCTATAAAGACTGTATGAAGGTGCCCGCGATAGTATTTGCTGACGAGTTCCTGATTTCAAAGATGAGTGAAGACTTGACGTTAGAGCAGGCGGCAAACGTGGGTTGCTTACCCGGCATCGAGATAGCCTCGTACGTTATGCCTGATGGCCATCAAGGATATGGATTCCCGATCGGGGGAGTCGCTGGCGTTAGGTCTGAAGACGGGTACGTGTCACCAGGAGGAGTAGGTTACGATATCAACTGTGGTGTCAGGTTACTGAGGACTAATTTAAGCTTGAATGACGTGAGAGACAAGATTAAAGAGCTCGTGGACACAATCTTCAGGAATGTCCCTTCGGGTGTTGGTAGTACGGGTAAGCTTAAACTTAGCTTCACCGAATTAGATAAAGTCCTTAACGAGGGTGTTGACTGGGCTATTAGCAGGGGGTTTGGCTGGGAGGAAGACAGAGAATTTATAGAGAGTTATGGCAGGATAGAATACGCTGACGCTAGCAAAGTCAGCAATACCGCTAAATCTAGAGGTGCTGACCAGCTAGGCACTTTAGGTGCGGGTAATCACTTCCTGGAGATCCAAGTCGTTGACAAAATCTATGATGAGAAGTTAGCTAAGGCTATGGGCATAGATCATGAAGGACAAATAACTATAATGGTTCACACAGGTTCTAGAGGGTTAGGTCATCAGGTAGCGAGTGATTACTTAGGTGTTATGGAGAGAGCTATGCGTAAGTATGGATTCGCCCCTCCCGATAGAGAACTAGCTTCAGTACCTTTCAACTCGAGAGAAGGGCAAGACTACTTTAAAGCTATGGCGGCCGCAGCGAATTACGCGTTCACTAACAGACAAATAATAACTCACTGGGTTAGAGAATCCGTAGCTAAAGTGTTTGGAACAAAACCTGAGAATCTTGACTTAAGAGCTATCTATGACGTAGCACACAACATAGCTAAGTTAGAAGAGCATGAGGTGAGAGGCAAGAACGTTAAGTTAGTAGTGCATAGGAAGGGCGCTACAAGGGCTTTCCCGCCGGGACATCCCGAAATACCTAAAGTTTACAGAAACATAGGACAGCCAGTCCTAATACCTGGGTCAATGGGGACAGCCAGCTACTTAATGGTGGGTATTCCAGAAGGCAAGAGAACTTTCTACTCTGCAGCTCACGGAGCAGGCAGGTGGCTCTCTAGAAACGAGGCGTTGCGAAGAAGCAGAGCTGACGCAGTACTAAGTAAACTACTTAGTTCAGGAATCTACGTCAAAGCAACTTCTAAAGAGACTGTAGTCGAGGAAATGCCAGAAGCATACAAAGATGTCGACAGAGTCGCCCTAGTCTCTCATAAAGTCGGCATAGCAGCCTTAGTGGCTAGAATGCGTCCCCTTGGGGTAGTTAAAGGGTAG
- a CDS encoding metallophosphoesterase family protein, producing the protein MSVNTVWDYIKGSLDTLLSDYSRIRDFIRNSLSSVILSELKKFEGPIVTKESGKIFFIIGDIHGDLETLRKILTKLNVNLVKEGSVELVFLGDYVDRGSHQLECLLTALLLKNEFPDSVTLLRGNHEPPPHLIPLPHDFPQTLKLTYGYVKGTEIYQDFMELFNNMSLVLYVRDSFIALHGGLPTLNYNSEVTLREYFLGNNADERTKLIEEILWNDPVDLNIGRSPSPRGAGYLFGTLVTQWVLRKFRVRLIVRGHEPSYEGFKLNHKKRVVTLFSRVGEPYYNRYASYMSLDTTTSMCFEEPVQCINRIGY; encoded by the coding sequence GTGAGCGTGAATACTGTTTGGGATTACATCAAAGGCTCTCTCGACACTTTACTAAGCGATTACTCTAGAATAAGAGACTTCATTAGAAATTCATTGAGTAGCGTAATCCTTAGCGAGTTGAAGAAGTTTGAGGGACCTATAGTAACTAAAGAAAGCGGAAAGATTTTCTTCATAATAGGCGACATACACGGCGATTTAGAAACTCTAAGAAAGATCTTGACGAAGCTCAACGTCAACTTAGTGAAGGAAGGCTCGGTAGAACTAGTTTTCTTAGGAGATTACGTTGATAGAGGTTCACACCAGTTAGAATGCCTGCTAACAGCCCTACTACTTAAGAACGAATTCCCAGATAGCGTTACTCTTCTCAGAGGGAATCACGAACCTCCACCTCATCTAATACCACTACCGCATGACTTCCCCCAAACACTCAAGCTGACTTACGGTTACGTCAAAGGCACCGAAATATACCAGGATTTTATGGAGCTGTTTAATAACATGTCTTTAGTGCTGTACGTGAGAGACTCCTTCATAGCGTTACACGGCGGATTACCAACACTAAACTATAACTCTGAGGTCACGCTGAGAGAGTACTTCCTCGGAAATAACGCGGATGAGAGAACTAAATTAATTGAGGAAATACTATGGAATGACCCAGTAGATCTTAACATAGGAAGAAGCCCGTCCCCCAGAGGTGCCGGCTACTTATTCGGAACACTCGTTACTCAGTGGGTCTTGAGGAAGTTCAGAGTGAGGCTAATTGTCAGAGGTCATGAACCCTCCTATGAAGGCTTTAAACTAAACCATAAAAAGAGGGTAGTTACTCTCTTCAGCCGTGTGGGGGAGCCGTACTATAACAGATACGCTTCATATATGTCTCTAGACACAACTACATCTATGTGCTTCGAAGAGCCGGTACAATGCATTAATAGAATAGGGTATTGA
- a CDS encoding ferredoxin yields the protein MPLKVKVDWNLCIADGVCYALCPQVFEAGADGKSQIVKEYRGSDVTEGTVPDDLSDCVEQAKTACPVGAIFVEKA from the coding sequence ATGCCTCTAAAAGTGAAAGTTGACTGGAATCTATGCATAGCTGACGGCGTATGTTACGCGTTATGCCCTCAAGTATTTGAGGCAGGGGCTGACGGGAAATCCCAGATAGTTAAAGAGTATAGAGGTAGCGACGTTACTGAGGGCACAGTACCTGACGACTTATCTGATTGTGTAGAGCAGGCTAAGACTGCGTGCCCCGTAGGAGCCATATTCGTTGAAAAAGCTTAA
- a CDS encoding OB-fold nucleic acid binding domain-containing protein, with product MGEVKVKIGDLKPEMNGVSLVARVISVEPSRTISTRSGLRTITEAVIGDETGKVKLTMWGKALTNKLKEGDSIEVRNAWTTVFKGVVQLNVGGEENIKIGSEEALPEPEEIPEKYPQAPESYRPERRGGQRRRFQRPRRPFRRERSSDFGEEE from the coding sequence ATGGGAGAAGTAAAAGTAAAAATAGGCGATTTAAAACCCGAAATGAACGGAGTTAGTCTCGTAGCACGCGTAATCAGCGTAGAACCCTCGAGAACCATAAGCACTAGGTCCGGACTCAGAACAATTACTGAGGCGGTAATAGGAGACGAGACCGGGAAAGTCAAGCTAACTATGTGGGGCAAGGCATTAACGAATAAACTCAAAGAAGGAGATTCTATAGAAGTCAGAAACGCCTGGACGACAGTATTTAAGGGAGTAGTCCAGCTCAACGTAGGAGGAGAAGAAAACATAAAGATAGGTTCTGAGGAAGCTCTGCCAGAGCCCGAGGAAATACCTGAGAAATACCCGCAGGCACCAGAGAGTTACAGACCAGAACGTAGAGGAGGTCAAAGAAGAAGGTTCCAGAGGCCTAGAAGACCTTTCAGGAGAGAAAGGTCCAGCGACTTTGGCGAGGAGGAGTAG
- a CDS encoding PqqD family protein has protein sequence MSSPFTYEDIKNKRPVRQGVELGVEGDNYLVGVSEEKIYSLSLSAFYVWQLCDGSRNVEQLVGHVMEDLKESSQEISENELRDILTLILGQLHEAELIKFSEE, from the coding sequence TTGAGTAGTCCATTCACTTATGAGGACATCAAAAACAAAAGGCCTGTGAGACAAGGAGTTGAGCTAGGGGTTGAAGGAGACAACTATTTAGTGGGAGTCAGTGAGGAGAAAATATATTCTCTCTCGCTAAGTGCGTTCTACGTGTGGCAATTATGTGACGGGAGTAGGAACGTAGAGCAGTTAGTCGGGCACGTCATGGAAGACTTAAAAGAATCATCTCAGGAGATAAGTGAAAACGAGTTAAGAGATATTCTGACACTAATTTTAGGACAGCTCCACGAAGCCGAGCTAATCAAGTTTAGTGAGGAGTAG
- a CDS encoding DUF123 domain-containing protein, with protein sequence MLIVRCGDVAVELTRNRVFLSKGYYVYVGSANIKRPYLRVLRHLIKGSKKLKWHVDYLTEACEPVSALLCSGVHEKTLYEVLMNSDRMTPSIKGFGCSDYRRVHETHLFKFDVSVESLHEIIKYLTSILKMYCDKIEVFLS encoded by the coding sequence GTGCTTATCGTACGGTGTGGTGACGTGGCAGTAGAACTTACCCGTAATAGAGTATTTTTGAGTAAAGGTTATTACGTTTATGTTGGCTCTGCTAATATTAAGCGTCCTTACTTAAGAGTCTTAAGACATTTAATTAAGGGAAGTAAGAAACTTAAGTGGCATGTAGATTATTTGACTGAAGCATGTGAGCCTGTTAGTGCCTTACTATGTAGTGGTGTTCACGAGAAAACCCTCTACGAGGTCCTCATGAATTCAGACCGCATGACACCAAGCATTAAAGGTTTTGGCTGCAGTGACTACAGGAGAGTTCATGAAACCCACTTATTTAAGTTTGATGTTAGTGTAGAATCTCTGCATGAGATTATAAAATACCTTACTTCAATACTTAAAATGTACTGCGATAAAATCGAGGTATTCTTAAGCTAA
- a CDS encoding metallophosphoesterase — protein sequence MTKVLVVSDIHDNLETLTKLKSLVLRENYDLTIFLGDFTSPFTLRELLNFTPKLFGVFGNNDGDKTLLKSLAPQLADQPLEEVLDGWRVFIMHGFKDQKLTEKIVYSLCTSGFYDIILYGHTHVPRTDTIGKCLIVNPGTLSGYLAQFKSYAELITSDFEATARVIELESGKCVAEATIRKQV from the coding sequence GTGACGAAAGTATTAGTAGTTTCAGATATTCATGACAACTTGGAGACTCTCACAAAACTAAAGTCTTTAGTACTTAGAGAAAATTATGATTTAACAATATTTTTAGGAGACTTTACCTCACCTTTTACTTTAAGAGAACTGCTTAACTTTACACCTAAGTTGTTCGGAGTTTTCGGAAATAACGACGGTGATAAGACTTTGTTAAAGAGTCTTGCTCCACAGCTAGCAGACCAGCCTCTAGAAGAGGTTTTAGATGGTTGGAGAGTATTCATAATGCACGGCTTTAAAGACCAGAAACTCACAGAGAAGATCGTTTATTCTCTCTGCACCTCAGGTTTCTACGATATAATACTCTATGGGCACACTCACGTGCCTAGAACAGACACTATAGGTAAGTGCCTCATAGTCAATCCCGGCACGCTATCAGGCTATTTAGCCCAGTTTAAGAGCTACGCAGAATTAATCACGTCAGACTTTGAAGCAACAGCTAGAGTCATCGAGCTAGAATCTGGCAAGTGCGTTGCTGAAGCAACAATACGTAAGCAAGTCTAA
- a CDS encoding chromatin protein Cren7 — MSKKPVKIKDSTTGKEVELVPEKVWTLAPKGRKGVKIGLFKSPETGKYFRAKVPEDYPA, encoded by the coding sequence ATGAGCAAGAAGCCCGTTAAGATTAAGGACTCAACTACAGGGAAGGAAGTAGAGTTAGTTCCTGAAAAGGTATGGACTCTAGCGCCTAAGGGTAGGAAAGGAGTCAAGATAGGACTCTTTAAGAGTCCAGAGACTGGAAAGTACTTCAGAGCTAAGGTTCCTGAAGACTACCCGGCTTAA
- a CDS encoding alanine--glyoxylate aminotransferase family protein: MDERFLLMIPGPTFSEQSVLLSLARVTRSHVSVEFEDILRESLEMLKKILNTDGEVIIMPGSGTLAMEFSIANFVEPGSRVLNLVSGYFGEYFIQATRARGGVSVEIKSQLGRGFRGDGIRELVEKEKTDVLTVQHVETSTGVVNYIREIGEELKDSDTVYIVDAVASLGGMEINMREWGIDVVFTGSQKALAVPPGLAIVGLSKRAVELIEGKKKDLFFFDGRKWLAMMRSVRNYFSTMPVNMIYALNESLKKILSEGLENRYLRHKVIAEAIRGGLEAMGLNIVAEREFRSDTVTAVWLPDKIKFQDLSNEMAKRNIVIAGGLSELAGKIFRIGHMGVVNPNDAISTIAALERSLHKLNYPVKLGSGVEATQQVLSKYNF, from the coding sequence ATGGATGAGAGGTTTCTTTTGATGATTCCCGGACCTACGTTCTCTGAACAGAGTGTTTTGCTTAGCTTAGCTAGAGTTACTAGGTCTCACGTCTCAGTAGAGTTCGAGGACATCTTGAGAGAGTCTCTTGAGATGCTTAAGAAGATATTAAACACGGATGGTGAAGTGATTATAATGCCTGGAAGCGGGACTTTAGCTATGGAGTTTTCTATAGCTAACTTCGTAGAACCGGGAAGTAGAGTGCTTAACTTAGTTAGCGGGTACTTCGGCGAATACTTTATTCAAGCAACTAGAGCTAGGGGAGGAGTATCAGTAGAGATTAAGTCACAGTTAGGACGGGGGTTTAGAGGTGACGGCATTCGAGAACTAGTAGAGAAGGAAAAGACTGATGTACTCACGGTACAGCACGTAGAGACCTCAACTGGAGTAGTTAATTATATTAGGGAGATAGGTGAGGAGTTAAAGGATTCTGATACTGTCTATATAGTTGACGCTGTCGCCTCATTAGGCGGTATGGAAATAAATATGAGAGAGTGGGGGATCGACGTAGTCTTCACAGGTTCTCAGAAGGCTCTTGCCGTGCCGCCAGGCCTAGCTATAGTAGGTTTGAGTAAGAGAGCAGTAGAATTAATAGAAGGCAAGAAGAAAGATTTATTCTTTTTTGATGGGCGTAAGTGGCTAGCCATGATGAGGAGTGTGAGAAACTACTTCTCCACAATGCCTGTTAACATGATTTACGCACTAAACGAGTCACTAAAGAAGATCTTGTCAGAGGGGTTAGAGAATAGGTATTTAAGACATAAAGTGATTGCTGAGGCTATTAGGGGAGGATTAGAAGCTATGGGCTTAAATATAGTTGCGGAAAGAGAGTTCAGGTCAGACACTGTCACAGCAGTCTGGCTACCTGATAAGATAAAGTTTCAGGACCTAAGTAATGAGATGGCTAAACGTAATATAGTGATTGCTGGAGGCTTAAGTGAATTGGCAGGCAAGATCTTCAGGATAGGACACATGGGTGTAGTGAACCCTAACGACGCCATATCAACGATAGCCGCACTAGAAAGAAGTCTGCATAAGCTAAATTATCCTGTTAAATTGGGTAGCGGTGTCGAAGCAACGCAGCAAGTCCTCAGCAAATATAATTTCTGA
- a CDS encoding haloacid dehalogenase — MSSWTTVVESMLREESSKINEVLSLRDLTRESLIKIGREIVRSSGYVITYIHSGMWEEAEKNLRELREAYSKLREVLSKHPCYEFTNMVIDYLSEYAEAVIFYNLVKHRKLVLSEELGIDCVPYVLGLLDVVGELKRFVLTLLSTKRSLSEANEFFKLMEIIYEHLRHLDYPDAILPNARRKIDVARGVIESLRYLLVEVSFKEHYSTQT; from the coding sequence ATGTCTTCCTGGACTACAGTAGTTGAGAGCATGTTGAGAGAGGAGAGTTCTAAGATTAATGAGGTCTTAAGTCTTCGAGACTTAACACGTGAGAGCCTGATTAAGATAGGCCGTGAGATAGTGAGGAGTTCTGGCTACGTAATAACATACATTCATTCCGGCATGTGGGAAGAAGCTGAGAAGAACTTGCGTGAGTTGAGAGAAGCTTATTCTAAGTTACGTGAGGTGCTTAGCAAGCACCCATGTTATGAATTCACTAACATGGTAATTGATTACTTGAGTGAATATGCTGAAGCCGTAATCTTCTATAATCTCGTTAAGCACAGGAAGTTAGTCCTTTCTGAGGAGCTAGGTATTGACTGCGTTCCCTACGTGCTAGGCTTGCTCGACGTCGTTGGTGAACTTAAGAGATTTGTTTTAACGCTACTCTCGACTAAGAGATCACTGTCTGAAGCTAACGAATTCTTTAAGTTGATGGAGATAATATACGAGCACCTCCGACACCTAGACTACCCGGATGCAATACTACCTAATGCGAGAAGGAAAATAGATGTAGCAAGAGGAGTGATAGAGTCACTAAGGTATTTACTGGTTGAAGTGTCATTTAAAGAACATTACTCAACACAAACATGA
- a CDS encoding sodium:solute symporter family protein, with protein MYFWALIVVIAYLAFMLSLGFYAAKYRIKTAEDLVLAGRRVGVLLVAASLAANNIGGGSTVGVAARAYGGWGLSAGWYIMTAALAMIPVTYIFYLMRRTRAWTLPEVISGRFGAPSHIITAILQMISLSTLTASQVLASGTIFAALTGLSFETGVLLAGIITILYTILGGLWADVLTDFIQFLMISLGMLIALPFVIAGAGGWSSIVSNLPPSSMDLFKAGYSTIGSLFFMYIITFITGAEMVSRALASKDEKVALKGSILSGLLMGLYAFVPAIIGLVALSTMPNISSSDAYAKTMLNYAPEVIAGVALAAILAATMSSADSDMLGASSIFAIDIWKRYIKKNASDREILILTRLGVVVVGVLAILAALTRFDIITINTFAFMLRSAGPFAPFVLGILLKNVTKEAGLAAIVCGSIAGVYWRLIGQPYVGDSVFGALIGLLAFVIVLAVGRVLKK; from the coding sequence TTGTACTTCTGGGCTTTAATTGTGGTTATAGCATATCTGGCCTTTATGCTGAGTCTCGGCTTTTACGCTGCTAAGTACAGGATTAAGACAGCAGAGGATTTAGTGCTCGCTGGTAGGAGAGTTGGTGTGCTACTCGTGGCAGCATCTTTAGCGGCGAATAATATAGGAGGTGGTAGTACTGTAGGGGTTGCTGCTCGCGCTTATGGGGGGTGGGGATTATCGGCTGGTTGGTATATCATGACAGCAGCTCTTGCGATGATACCGGTAACCTATATTTTCTACTTAATGAGGAGAACTAGAGCCTGGACCCTGCCTGAGGTAATCTCAGGGAGGTTTGGAGCTCCATCACATATAATCACAGCTATACTCCAGATGATATCCTTATCTACCTTGACAGCCTCGCAAGTACTTGCTTCGGGAACCATATTTGCCGCGTTAACTGGTCTTTCTTTCGAAACTGGCGTACTGCTGGCTGGAATAATAACTATACTCTACACTATACTGGGAGGATTATGGGCTGACGTATTAACGGATTTCATTCAATTTCTTATGATAAGTTTAGGTATGTTAATAGCGTTGCCTTTCGTAATAGCTGGTGCTGGTGGCTGGAGCTCAATAGTTAGTAACTTACCTCCTTCAAGCATGGACTTGTTTAAAGCTGGTTATAGTACTATAGGAAGCTTATTCTTTATGTACATAATAACGTTCATCACAGGTGCTGAGATGGTGTCGAGAGCGCTAGCTTCTAAGGATGAGAAGGTAGCTCTGAAGGGTTCTATACTGTCAGGACTTCTCATGGGCCTCTACGCATTTGTACCGGCCATAATAGGTTTGGTTGCTTTAAGCACTATGCCCAATATCAGCTCCAGCGACGCATACGCTAAGACTATGCTAAATTATGCTCCTGAAGTGATAGCAGGCGTGGCTCTAGCCGCGATCCTGGCGGCAACTATGTCTAGTGCTGACTCAGACATGCTGGGTGCTTCCTCAATATTCGCAATAGATATATGGAAGAGATATATCAAGAAGAACGCATCTGACAGAGAGATACTCATTCTAACGAGATTAGGCGTAGTCGTGGTTGGGGTGCTAGCGATATTAGCGGCTCTCACAAGATTTGACATAATAACAATAAATACTTTTGCTTTTATGTTGAGATCAGCCGGGCCCTTCGCACCTTTTGTTTTAGGAATCTTACTGAAGAACGTGACTAAGGAGGCAGGCCTCGCAGCTATAGTATGTGGTAGCATAGCTGGAGTCTACTGGAGGCTAATAGGGCAACCATATGTTGGCGACTCAGTTTTCGGAGCCTTAATAGGGCTCTTAGCATTCGTCATTGTGTTGGCAGTAGGCAGGGTCTTGAAGAAGTAA
- a CDS encoding phosphoribosyltransferase, with protein sequence MPKVKTKLVSWEEIVSWARDLSKRIEESNYRPDVVVAIARGGFVPARLVCDFLMIENLISIQSQHWTEAAKAEEKAVIKYPYKLDLSNSKVLIVDDIVDTGDSVLLAKEFIRKNWNVSDVRVAVLQWISPVAKFKPDYYSIEVREWIWFQYPWTRLEDTYQFLKRILNEEGKYKKSWTFQELVSKFREWYEIDVGEEYYRDAIEWFLKNKVLRVEGGYYVLTT encoded by the coding sequence ATGCCTAAAGTCAAGACTAAGCTAGTCTCGTGGGAGGAGATAGTAAGTTGGGCGCGTGACTTATCAAAGAGAATTGAGGAATCTAATTATAGACCTGACGTTGTAGTAGCTATAGCTAGGGGAGGTTTCGTCCCGGCAAGGCTCGTCTGCGATTTCTTAATGATTGAAAATCTCATTTCTATTCAGTCACAGCACTGGACTGAAGCAGCTAAAGCTGAGGAGAAAGCAGTCATTAAGTACCCCTACAAGCTAGACTTAAGCAACAGTAAGGTTTTGATAGTCGATGATATTGTGGATACTGGCGACTCAGTACTATTAGCTAAAGAATTCATACGTAAGAACTGGAACGTAAGTGATGTGAGGGTTGCAGTACTTCAGTGGATATCTCCTGTCGCCAAATTCAAGCCAGATTACTACAGCATAGAGGTTCGTGAGTGGATATGGTTCCAGTACCCCTGGACTAGACTAGAAGACACTTACCAGTTCCTTAAGAGGATTTTAAACGAGGAAGGGAAGTACAAGAAGTCTTGGACTTTCCAAGAACTAGTAAGTAAGTTTAGGGAGTGGTATGAGATAGATGTGGGGGAGGAGTACTACAGAGACGCTATTGAGTGGTTCCTTAAGAATAAAGTTCTGAGGGTTGAGGGAGGATACTACGTACTAACTACTTAA